The Brachypodium distachyon strain Bd21 chromosome 4, Brachypodium_distachyon_v3.0, whole genome shotgun sequence nucleotide sequence cgagtccatgctatcagtcggcaacaccttgccctatgacttgcgaaacatagtcatcatactgattcacattactagtctaggttatgtgtccgcataacctcaatgaccagggaccattagaacaacatcatagaatacatagtctcacaaagaaatcacgtatttattgatacatatcagtgataaTGTTCAAGgataataacaataactcatgaatacataggaaataacatcatcacatgattgtctctagggcatatttccaacagggATCGGGGTGGTCGGTTTCTCGGGGTCGGGGTTGGTCGGGTCGGGGGATGTTTAAACAGGGAATAGTTCCTGTTTAAGGTAAATAGGAACTTTTGGGTAGGTTCctgtttatatatatacagagAGAGACAGACAAGttgcgtttttttttccatgcaTCATATCTCTTCCGGCCGATTGCATGGATAAGTTCTAGTCGTGGTTGCTTTTTTTTACGGCATTCTGTACGTGCTAGCTAGTTTGAACCTGAACGTAACAAATACCACCACTAATCTAGGAACTTCTGGTGTATATAAGGGCATGTACTGTGAAGGGTGGGTGGTTGGCTCGGTAGAGCATTTGCTCTCCTGACGATAGGAGTATGGATAATGGAGGTATGGTGAAAAGACCATACTTGCATATTCTTAGTTTAGATTAGTAGTAAGTAGTACTTTTGTGATAGTATATACTACTTTTTCATGCCTATGAATTCTGTAGAAGCCTTGATTGGTATTCTATTCATCTGGTTGGCCATCGGTGCTTGGTTACGTATGTATAGTATCTTTTAAAAGTTTGGTATACGTATATACCCCAATAAAAAGAACGCATATGTTTGATGGAAGATAGAGTATGTAGAAGGTAGAATGTAGTATGGAgtatgtacgtacgtagaGAATTTGTTCTCTCGCCGGAGACGGGAGTATATGGCTGCATGGATGGACATTTTGGTGAAAATACCACACGTGTGCTACCTTAATCTATGATGAGTAAAGTAGTACTTTCTTCATGGTGGTGTATGCTCATCGCCATGAATTCTCTAGAAGCTAGCTTTGATTAAGGTACTCTATACCTCGACGGTGTTGTTTCTGGTAGTACACGTATGAAGCATATCATGCCTTTTGGAATTTTATTTGTGCACTAAGTATGGAGAACGTGGAATGTAGTATCTAGTATGGAGAACGTGGAATGTAGAAGGTAGTATGTAGAAGGTAGTACATATTTTTTAGATCAATAAAGTAGTACATATTCTCCATGCATGGAGTATACGTGAGTATGAATTCAAGCACACATTAATGCTAGCTTCGTTATATACTGCAAACGGTGAGAAAAACGAAGATTCGGCATGGAGGTTGcccaaaaaaaagatgttaTCTTTAAAGCAGAACTATGACAAACAGAGAGCCGACGGACGTCGACGTAATCGCCGGAAGCCATCGTCGACGTCGACGGCCGAAGCCGTTGTGCATACTGTCGAAGGAAACGTCCTTCACCCTGATGGCCGGCGTCCAGGCGGCGGCCGCATCTCGCATGGTCGTGTACGTGATGGCCGCGCCGTCGAGGAGTCCGGCAAGGCGTGGGACGTCTGGTCCTGCGAGATGAGTTCGCATCTTGATGCCGCTACTCCGATCTGCTAGCCTTGTTGATCTAGATGAAACAGAAAGAAATCGGTTCAAGGGAAAACCAATCGATGGAGAATTAAAATGTGCCATGTACACTAGATACTCACATATTCATGTattcatgcatgtgcatgcttCTCGATCGGAACACAAATGCTGATGCATTAGCATCTGCTGTAATTTTTGATGAGAAATTAACGCCTGTGACGATGGAGAAATTAATTAACCTACCTGGCACTCCCGATCCAAATCTTCAGGTCCAGATTTTGGGGTTAGTTGGAAATAAttaagagagggagagagaaaattgTGAGAGTAGATCCCATCGATCCCATCCAGCAATAGAATACATAACGGGGAGAAAAAAACGCCACAAGAAACGGAAGCTCCAACCCAACGACAACAGAACTAGTCCGCCCGTAACCCGTTAAGGAGAGGAGTAACTACACCCGGGAGTAACTTGTAATTTGAACCTTTTTGTTGGACCGTGACGCATTGTCATTACTCGTAATTACTACTATACTCCTAGAGCTAACTAATCACACATTAGCTCTTGGGACCAGTTAACCATACACCTAAAATTGCAcattccaagaaaaaaaatagcgaACTATTTTTTATTCACATAACTGTGAAAACACAATGTTCAGATAAACAACACATGAACGAATACACATCTTTAACCTGGTAAATTATTGTTCTGGTTATAATAGCAACGTCCCTTCTAACTACATACTGCAACGCCGTACACGTAAAGCCGTTGtcacagcaaaaaaaatcactctGTTCATCCACAGCGATTCCATTCTGACCATAAAACCTGCAGGCACCACTAACGCAACCCTGCTGCCAACCGATAGTATCGCCATCACCAACGACGTACGCATTTCAAATATGTCAATCAGGAAGACCATTTAACCATTCACGCCACGAAATTGATCGCCAACAGGAACTATACACTGATTACAAAGGTACGAAAACTATCTCCCATCTGACAATGACAGTTCAGAACTTAGATAAAATGACTACAGTTGAATATCACATAACCATAGATTCGCATGATTATGATAAGCACGCATAGAAATAGTCAACCACGATTCACGAAGTGTCGAATAAAACTGTGTTAGCTGTCAAAAACCAATAGTAGTCTCCCTTGCTCATGATTTATTCAACCATAGACGCGATTGTGATAAACCGATAGTAGTACCCAATTCGCAACTATATATTCACTGACGCGCCGTGcatgaaacaagcaaatagCACTTACATATCACAGGGACAGCTATTACGTCATTGTATATATCCTTGTATATGACCAGCCCAAATGACAATGCGTCACGGTCCAACAAAAAGGGCCCAAAAGGACGGTAGATACTGAAGCCCAGTTACAATTAAGACACCTATGTATTATATTGATAAAGTGATATTCACGTAGCGCAGCGACAGCCACTTCATGTATACACGACATAAGGCCGGCCCAGTGAAACCCACAAACAAAGTAGCCCATCCCCTCCCATCAGCCCAACACacacaaataaaatgaaaaagtaaagaaaaacACATTGCAGCCCGCACCTAACTATAGCATTCAAGCATACTGTTACAAAGATACAATACCACAATCACATTGATACGTCCATCTTACAACACGCACTTCAGATAccataaaaaaagaaacataacaCAATAACTACGTAATTATACATGACCAGAGTGCCTTCAACTTCTATATCGTTCACAGTTGAAGAACTCGCAGAACAATTATTACAAACATCAGAACAACACGGCACACCATCATTCGCTTGGCGACctaagaaaaggcaaaattaAATTTAAACCGAAATCCATAATGACAAATACAATACCAACAACAAAGTTGAGAACACAATGTAACAACACCTATGCGACGAAGAAGCATAAGAATTGCCAAAAAGCCTCTTTTGGACTTTTGCTTTTCCCGCGACAGGGCGAGTTCTTCCCCTAAATACAACAACTCGTAGCAACAAATCAGCAAAACGGCAAACAAAAAAGGTGGCTTTCACATCCTAAAAGaagtaaacaaaaacaaacaaacctcTTATTCTTATTTTTCTCAACGTTCTTCGAAATAGTCGAATCGTGCAACCCGTCTATACTATCAGCATCGCCTTCATCACTGGCACCAATCTACAATCacaaaaaactaaaaatattaataacAACGAACACATCACACACAAATGGTacactggaaaaaaaaaggtccatCGAATGGCCAATACCTCAACATCCCCAGGAGGCGTGGTAACAACCACAGATGGTTCCGCACATACGCTAGCACCACCATGAACAGCCTTTGGAGTACCCTGGCATACGGGAAGCATCCATGATGGACCATAGTAAGACAAGTGAAAGATAAGCAAGACGACACAACCGAACAGAAACCTGGCATATTGGAGAAAAACAAAGGACGTCAGAAAAAGGACCTTAATGTCTACAGGTGACACAACACCAGATGACGACTCCTGGATAACACCTGAACTAAAAAACAGGACACAGAACAAGGACAAAGAATAAAAATCCATAGATAACCATGATCAAGTACCCAGTCATTCATACAATAATAGCCAAAATGAGTGAATAACAAACAATCAAATAAGGACTGACCTTCATTGGTCACAGTATCAGATATTATCCCACTCCCCGAACCAGATGCCTCACCAATGTCTGCCCCACCCGGCACGAACTGAGCGAACACCATGCCGCCTTCAGGGTAAAACTTAAGGGCCTGGAATGATATGTTGTCCCTCCGAAAAGAATACCGCGAAACAGCCAAATCGGCAACATAATTCCTCCCTACCAACGAAGAAATCTCCGATGGGACACCAGACTCGAGAGCATATGAATCCGCCATTAAAATATCAGCAGGTTTCCCGAGTAACTCCTCAGCAATCTGACCAAAGAAAACCATCTCGATCATAGCACCACCATCGGCACCAAAGAGAACCAGTTTATACCTGCGATGAACCACGAATTTTAGTAAGTAACTAAActgaaaaatacaaaacatCATTAAACACGAAGAAAATACGATAATAATACCTGGGGCTCGCCGTACGGTTGCTACAGTTACTATTGGTACAACTGAAaccatctccttcctctacAGCCCTAGACGTACAGATATCACATGAAAGAAACCACCAGGTTTGCCCTTCGGCCACAGAATTGATATGCACTTTACACATAAACATTTTATTCTTCGATAAAGAAAACCAGATAAAATGAGCCTCTCTTACACAGAgtcattggaaaaaaaaaggtacaacAAAATGTACCATAGCGTTATGCGGTATGAGAGCGGCCAAAGCAACAACATTCGTGTTCTCTATGCCCATAGAACTATAACGACGACCACGCTCGGCAATCCATTCAATAGAGTAACGATCGCCAACCACTCTACGcaagaaacacaagaaaaaaaaccacaataaaaaatacacaaaaacAGTACACAACAGAAATACATAAAACCACAACGCACCTGTTGCGCAGAGCTACAACATCTCGATTGGCGATATTGATGCATATCTTGGAACCAAAACTCGCCAATAAACTTATCATCGCTGAGTAAAAAAACGGAGCAAAATGTGATCAACGAATCCATAAAAACCTGACACGACGCAAAATGAAACCCACAACCCACCATCCTGCATCCTAAAAGTGCAGCCCATAATGAGCACGATTACAGGCTCAGGCTCGCTGAGTCGAACGAGTGCATGAGTGTCCAGCCTCTCCGCGTTCGTTCTCCATAACGAAACAATTGCAGTATGCcttagaaaaacaaaacagtttTAATACAAATACCATGCACATATCCATAAACATGTAGTGACTACAAccaataattaaaaaaaaagaccaatcATGCCCATAAAAGGTTCACACACACCGTGTATCTGTCAAGCGAATAATTCTCATGGATATAACCCGGCCCTTCACATCCGCAGATAAAAGCTCTGACACACCAGTAACGATACCCAGCACATCTACATAGCAAAGCAACAAAGAatgcaaataaataaaaaatcctaTTCCGCTAAATCTCAAAACACAACAATAATGACATGAGAACAAGGTACCGGCCAAACGGTCTTGTCCGTGACACTTTCCATTATATTCTGAAAAGTACATAGCTTGTATACATGCAAAGGAAATTCAGGAGGGGCAGGATCAATCACGCTGATAGTTGTCCATGAAGTAAACCTCATCTCGTACTTATGATCAACTGCCCTATAATTATCTCTTGCCAATGTCAACTCAAAATTTTGTAGATAATAAACAGAACCCTCCTTGATAACATCCTTAAACTTAGCGATCTGACCCTTTGGAACAAAATACCATCCGTCTACACAGAATGACAAAGAATCTCACGTCAACATGACAAATAAACATAGGAAGAAAACATGCACGTATCTACAAATACACATCCAAAAAATCCAACGCATACCTTCTCATCGACTACCACGAAATGGAGACGAATTAATTCATCATCCTCGCGAAATCACGCTGCTCCCAGAGACGTGCAACCCTCACTCGTACACGCCAATCTTGCGAATCATCGTTGAGTTCACGAAGCAAGGAGTAAGGAACCTTCGACATGTCAGCCTGGTCAATAGGatatcaaaattaaaaatGCACCTAATCCATCCGAACACCTAACACAATCACAACCCCCCGGCTCCCGCCCACCATTCGAAAACAAAGAAAGTTCAGcgacaggaagaagaagaaaaaaactaaacaaCAACCAAGAAGTAACAGAAACACACTTTATTCATAACGGAGACAAAGCTGACAGACAAATACAAAGCaacaacaaaatgaacacaCCAAAACAACTGTCCTAACAACACAAAGCATCAAGCACTTCCGGATACACAATATTTTTAGTAAACAGGCCGGAAGAACCATCGTCCTCTTCTATGAGAACCCTAAGCCCAGACAGAGAAGTTATACGGGAAACATCAACGTATAGCTGTCCATGCGTAAACACTGGACTCCGAAGATACAGCCCAACTTCTTGAAGAGTCTGGCCCTGACTCTTATTAATGGTCATAGCATAACAAACCCTAACGGGAAACTTCCGTCGCTGCAACATAAAAGGCCACCTCGGATTTGAGAACGATCCTTGGTATACATATACGCTGCCCAACAGCAAGACCACTGAGCACAACACCTTCGAAGGCAAAATCGAATAATTTAGTGACCAAAAGTCTCGTGCCGATAATTCTGTAGGGTATAATAACTCCACATTTGGAACTTGCTCAGACGACGGTGCCACCCTGTCTGCACTAAGATACTCTCTTGACTAGCTAGGGACCATAGAAGTAATATACTGATTGATTTCATCGACAACTACGTTTGTCGGACAAACAATAGCCCTAGCGGCAAGATAATCTATGTTCTGGTAAGAAGAGATAAAGCCATCATAAATCTCAGCAACAATGGAAGCAACCTTATTGTCACCGGCAGCAACCAAAAACCTATCAGGAATACGCACCCAACAACGTTTTGGATCGTCATCACACATCTCACAGGGAAAAATGCCATCTCCCATGGAAAGCACCCAATTAGCAAACCAAGACAATTGCTCCCTCTCAACTGACAACATTTCATCGGATTGCAACCTCATATTGACAGTGAGATTAAACACACGAACATCTCGCCAAAGGACCGACCTACAAAGAGCAGCATCCAACACCTCTCGCTTGGAGGCACCAGGAAGCATAGGCAAAACCTGCCTGAAATCACCACCTAGCACAACAGGCAGTCCACCAAATATGAGACTCGAATTACCAGACTGATCTTCAGATAAAATGTCCTTTAAAGACCTGTCCAAACACTCAAAACACCTATGATGAGACATTGGAGCTTCATCCGAAAGAATGAGAGAAGCTTGTCTGATCAAATCAGCCAACATTGTTCCACGCCCAAAAGAATAGTATGACTTGTCATCAACATCAACAGGGATGTAAAACCGCAAATGAGCAGTGTGCCCTCCCGGCAATAACAAAGCAGCCACACCCGAAGATGCAACAGCCAGTACAATCTTCCCCTGAGAACGCAGTTTGGCAGAAATCGGCCTCCAAAGAAAAGTTTTACAAGTCCCACCGTACCCAGATACAGAAAAAGCGCCTGGCCTTCACTGATCAACTGCATCCATAATATCATTATACACAGCAAGCTGATCGACATTTAACTTAGAATACAAAACCCCCCATTCCAAGGCCAAAGCATGCGCATCATAGCATGTCTCCTCGAGCACCAAACGATTAGCAGAGACGCCACCAGCAGGAGTCACAGCAGACGGCAAATTATAATGAGAAATGGAACCACCATTGTCAGAAAATAAAGTAGACAGCTGCTGAAGTAAATGCACACGTAGCAAAGAATCTAGAATCACATAAGACTGATTATGAAGAGCCTAGTGCAATTGTATACTTGATATCCTCACACATATACTCCCAATAATCAGTAAACAACGACCCAGCGTCAGCTACATCGCAGAacatcaaaatagtaacaaacaaatcacgcAACTGACGAGGTGTAGCCCATAAGACTGTCTCATCAAACACACGTACCCACTCTCTGTCATGACCAAGCAACCCACGTGCTCGACACGCCTCACGAAACGTCGAATAGAGCTGACCACGGTAAAATCGCAGATCCTCAAAACTACGTGTGCCACATACAGACATAAGCAACATCCTCAAATAAAAAAGCTCGCCAGTCGTGTGATGAACATACCGAATTCTCCCGATCTTAGTCCTGCTGCCACGCGGAGTCCATCTCTTATGCTTAGCATACCAAGTAAACCTAGAAGTGAACTCACAATATGTAAGATCACGACAATGCACATACCTCTGATTCATAGCAAACCACTCTGTCAAAGCACTCTTTTGAGCCTTTTCTCGCCTAACAACATCAACAAGGCTGTCATCTTCTGAATAAGTAACCCTATTCATCCCAGGAAGATGAATCTCAAGCCTCTCCACAGAAGGCTTCCTAACATGCACATCAGACGAAAACAACCTCCATATAGCCTCACAAGATGAGAGATAACGACAATTGACATACTCCTCCACCTCATCCACACCATCCTCCAAATTATCGACGTCACCAGCCACAGAATCTCCCAAGCGAATGGTAGGATCATGAATCCTAACTCTGGCACGATCGTTCCCTTTAAGCACATACTTGAAAAGATATTTCACCAAATGCGTTTTATTGCACCACTCCACATTAATATGCCCCTGAAATTTCTTTAACAACGCAAGGTTATAAGGAACAACCCATCGATTATCAAGCGCATGTATACCCTTCTGCACAAACATGCCATTATCATGCTGCCTATAAGAAACAAACCATCCCCGTCAATAGATGTATGAGCATTGAATTTCTTAGGAAACCTCTTAGAACAGGACCCCTTTTTCATACAAGAGCAACCCTCGTTCATTCTACCACACGGACCATGAACCATAAATTCATCCACCAAGGCGTATCCTAACGGATCAAAAGAAATATCCGGCAACTCAGCTGATATTAACCCATCAACGAAAGACACACTCAAATCAGTGCCAACATCTGTAGCAGTCCGCTCACTCGTGTCGAGCCAAACCAACATATGGGCATGCGGCAACCCCCTCTTCTGAAATTCCACAGTATAGAGAGCTGCaatgaattagaaaaaaaacaaaagcaccGAAACCCCaagtaaaaaaacaaacaaacaccatACCAAATAAAACACAATGGCAACTACCAGCATGAACTGAACCGGACGCTTCTCCATGCCTGATATCCCTAAAAAGCTCATCGAGATTCATCTTGTAGACACGAGAGACAATGTCCGACAGGTCGGCAGACGACTGTCCGGGCTCCAAACGCAAAGCGTCAGATATCTCATCCCATTTAGGATTGCACGTGAATGTCACAAATAAGTCAGGAGCCCCAAAAGTCCTACAAATTGCCATAGCATCCTGGTAATTCTGTGACATATACCTCCGTGACCCGACAAAGCTAGCAGGCAACAAAATCTTCACACCAACGTTACTACCACAGGACGCACCCTGGCCAATAGCGTCAGTGAGCCCCTGATAAGACTCACCTCTCAGCTTCCTCTGATTCCTCAAAACAAAAGACAGTCTGTCACATTTGACACAAGAAAAAGCATCCACTTTCGACTGATCAGACAAACGTCCAAAGCACAAATAGGGATTTGGCTGATTCTGCCTATAAAGACATCGGTAACAATAATATTCAAGCATGGTAACATCAGGACGACCACCAACATCATCTTCGTCCAAACGAACAAGCTTCATACCAAGATAAAAACATTTCTCACCATAAGGAAACAAGAGTGGATACTGCAACGCCATTAAAGCCGGATGAAGCTCAGACACACGCCGAAGAGGCCCATCCTTACACTCCACCGCAATATCAAACTTGCATCGATCAACCGTGAAGTCATCAACCACCAGAGCAGCCAATTCAGGAGCCGTGGGAGGACTATAAACGCTTGGATCAGAAGAATCAGACCCAAGTATCCTAATAGCCAAATTAGGACATTGAGTGGAGTGCAACCGTTCAGATGCCATCCGAAAAGTACGAACCAGCAAATTGTGCTCATCCAACATAGCAATCAGAGAAGCCACAATATCAGGATCAGGAGAACCACTGGGATCACCATCACCCCCAAACACGCCAAGGCGATTCGACGATTCATTCGCCACATCATACACATAAAGCTGCGCAAACTGAGTGGCTTTCCCATCAACAGGAACCAAAGACCCAATACGGTGATGAACTTTACCACAAGCACGAAAAACATACGGCTCGTTCCCAGTATTGATGCTCTTGTCGATGTCAACACCCAGAGAAGTAAATGCAAACAGAGAATGGCTGCCGACCACACGAAAAAGATGCCAACTCATGCAAAGGAGATGGCCACTCGATACACCGGCAACCGCACGCGTCCACGCCTACAGCAAAGATTGTACAGCACATTTCCGTGGACGCTACCAGTGACAATTCGCTCAGAAAACCAAAAAAGAGCCCCGCAACTAAGACAAACATAATCGAGTCCACCATGGTACGACCTTACATCGTAACCAACTGTACGTTAAGACAGACAACCCATCAGTACAAATCGGGAAAAGAATATCCAGGACCAAAAACTCGACAACAGTACAACATACCTTTCAAGAAACAAACATAATCTTTTGAAAGAACCACTCGACTACCAGCAGACACACAAAAGGATAGCTAATCTACAAGATGAAACCACAAGACCAGCATAAGAATACAAGGCATAAAAACCTATCAATAAAGCACACCCCTACACACAAAAAACACCATGCTCACCAAAAAAGATAAGGACGAAGCAGCAAACGCCGGCGTTTTCTCTTTGACCTTGCCTCGAAGGTAGTGACACGAGGCAATATATGATTACCTATTAAACAAAACAACATAAATGAGACATAACTGCGCAAATATACCAACACACAGCAAGAAATCAGGAAAAAATGTACAACTACCAATTAAATGCCCACGGACAACGGGAGGCCCTCCGGCAGGAACAATCTCCGCCACCGTAGACACAGAAGCCTCAGACACATCAACAGGCGCAGCCAAAACCTGGCCAGCAGCACCGCCAGCACCACGACGACCACGACCGCGACTACGTCCAGAAGCACGACCACGCGAAACATCTGTGAAATCCTCATCATCTACATGCGCAACCCACCCAGCCCCATGGCCTCGACCACGACCACGAACACCATTAGAATGCCCTCCACGAACACCAGTCGACAGACCTCGAGGCTCCGCGGGCCCTTCCCGCCCAACTCCCCGACCACGACTCCGACCACGGCCCTACCCTGGTCCCAACCACGGACATGGCCACCAGCATCCGCAATCGCATCAACATGCCCAGAAACCTCAAAACATCTACGACCAAGCCCACAACTACCACGCCCACGACCACCACCACGCCCACGCCCACGAGCAGCCACAGCCGCAGGCTCCCGGGCCCTAGCCAAACCCAGCGTAGAATCATCCATAACAACAAAACAACACAGCAACAACgcgaaaaagaaaacacagaCGATGCACAGACAGTACAACACGAATCAAAAACTACAAATCGAACGAACCCCAATAAGAAGACATACACAAAGACAACAATACCACCACATACCTACACGTAACGATTAAGAGGCAGGAGAACGCACCAACCCAGCACCAACAAGAGGACATGTCAATCGGAAGCGAGCGAATCAGAACGAGCAACCACGCAGCCTATTTATACAGCACGCACGAAGAAACCAGAAGAACCACGTACCTAGCAAATGAAGCATCTCCAGAACACTCTCCACCGCCAGCACACACCACACGTATCACGCTTTAACCACACGTTTACAAAAAACTGCGGTGACTCACCAAAATGAGCAACCCACGCGTCAGTACACATGCACATACACCTAACGCATGCAAACCATGCAAAACACAGATAAACAATCTCCCATACCCGCCACCATCCAACTGACAATGGACCTCGTAAGGAACAACGGCCCACATTCAGGGGCAGCATCCAACGCACAAAAAGTACAAAAAACAAAGACAAAATCACTGCAAACAAAAGTGAATAGGCATACTTGCTATCGTGGAGCACGCAGAGCACGAATAACTCCTCGGCCTTAGGAGATGTATCTTATTTTAGCAAAAGAGAGCATCAAATGCACATGTAACAATATTAGTAAGAAAGAAATCCATATTTCACTCTCAAATGTATGTCTATAGCCGCATGAATTCTCTAATACCATTAAAATCACACCACTAAGCGGTTTTTGACACATTTAAGGCGGTTTAGAGCTGATTAGGATGTTGACTTTTTGTTTGACCGATGACGTGGTGTTTGCTGGAGCTTAGGCCCACATTTATTCCCTGTTTTCTTGCGTGCCTCCTTCCTTCTAGGAGCTGATTCCAATTTGCATTGAAGTGCCATCCGGCTTCCATCACGTAATGCCGCCTAAGATGCAAATGCCTCCGCACGATTGTTATCTAGGTGGATCGAGCAAGAAATCGGTCGGCGCAGCCGCGCAGGCGGATGAAAATTGCCTAGGATGCAAATTGCCCGTACAGCAGCTCGTACCACGCGTGCTTGCCGGCCCCCACGCCAGGGAGAGGTTCTACCACCTGCGGTCGTCGGTCCGGTCGCCGCAGCACCTGCCAAGGCCGAACGCCGCCGGAACAACGCCGTCGGCCTCGAGGAGATGGGGGCTCCGGCACAGGAGAAGGCGCAAGGCGGCGGGGCAGGAGCGCGCGCGCAGCAGGTACTCCGCTGGGAGGAGCAGGAGCGCGAGCAGAACGAGCGACGCGGCCGCGAGCGCCATGGACTCCGTGGGCGCGAGCCTATGCCGGAAGCTCCTCCTGCCACGACAGGGCACCGCGGGCGTCGTAGGCTTGGCGAGCAGCGGATCCTCCTGCTGGATGCTGCGGGTGCGGATGGAGAgggcgaggtcgacggcgTCGAGGAGCGCGCGCTGCAGGCACGGGGAGAAGAACAAGAACGCGGTGGTGGCGCGGAGTTCGCTGGCGGCGCCTCGCACGGCTGTACGGCACGGGTTAGAAATACCTACTCAGTGGCGGGTTAGAAATTCGCACTCGCACG carries:
- the LOC112272524 gene encoding uncharacterized protein LOC112272524 encodes the protein MYFSEYNGKCHGQDRLAGTLFSCHYCCVLRFSGIGFFIYLHSLLLCYVDVLGIVTGVSELLSADVKGRVISMRIIRLTDTRHTAIVSLWRTNAERLDTHALVRLSEPEPVIVLIMGCTFRMQDAMISLLASFGSKICINIANRDVVALRNRVVGDRYSIEWIAERGRRYSSMGIENTNVVALAALIPHNAMVHFVVPFFFQ